The following are encoded together in the Anoplopoma fimbria isolate UVic2021 breed Golden Eagle Sablefish chromosome 13, Afim_UVic_2022, whole genome shotgun sequence genome:
- the polb gene encoding DNA polymerase beta — protein MSKRKAPQESPNEGITDFLVELANYEKNVNRAIHKYNAYRKAASTISKYPNKIKNGEEAKKLEGVGAKIAEKIDEFLQTGKLRKLEKIRNDDTSSSINFLTRVTGIGPAAARKFFEEGVKTLEDLKKIEHKLNHHQQIGLKYFEEFEKRIPRAEMEQMETLILGELKEIGTEYIGTICGSYRRGAASSGDIDILLTHPDYTSDTQKQPKLLHAVVDHLESIGFVTETMSKGDTKFMGVCQLQRTDEDEEEYLHRRIDIRLIPKDQYYCGVLYFTGSDIFNKNMRTHALEKGFTLNEYTIRPLGVTGVAGEPLMVDSERDIFEYIHYKYREPKERSQ, from the exons ATGAGCAAGAGGAAAGCGCCACAGGAATCCCCAAATGAGGGAATAACAGACTTTCTTGTCG AGCTGGCCAATTACGAGAAAAACGTCAACAGGGCGATACACAAGTACAACGCTTACAG GAAAGCAGCATCGACCATCTCCAAGTACCctaacaaaatcaaaaatggCGAAGAGGCAAAGAAACTG GAAGGTGTTGGAGCTAAAATAGCAGAAAAGATTGATGAGTTCCTACAAACTGGCAAGCTACGGAAACTGGAAAAG atCCGTAACGATGACACAAGCTCTTCCATCAATTTCCTCACCAGAGTCACCGGAATTGG CCCTGCTGCCGCCAGGAAGTTTTTTGAAGAAGGGGTGAAGACATTAGAAg atttgaaaAAGATTGAGCACAAGCTGAATCATCATCAACAGATTGGACTCAA GTACTTTGAGGAATTTGAGAAGAGGATTCCACGTGCTGAAATGGAACAGATGGAG ACTCTTATTCTTGGAGAGTTGAAGGAGATCGGCACAGAATATATTGGGACAATCTGTGGAAGCTACAGGAGAG GTGCAGCATCGAGTGGTGATATTGATATTTTGCTGACCCACCCAGACTACACCTCTGATACTCAGAAGCAG CCCAAGCTCCTTCATGCAGTGGTTGACCATTTGGAGTCCATTGGGTTTGTGACCGAGACCATGTCCAAAGGAGACACTAAGTTCATG GGAGTCTGCCAGCTGCAGCGGactgatgaagatgaggaagaatACCTTCACAGGCGTATTGATATTAG GTTAATTCCCAAGGACCAGTACTACTGTGGAGTTCTGTATTTCACTGGAAGTGACatcttcaataaaaacatgagaaCTCATGCGCTGGAGAAGGGCTTCACTCTTAATGAGTACACCATACGGCCACTCGGGGTCACTG GTGTGGCAGGGGAGCCTCTGATGGTGGATAGTGAGAGAGACATCTTTGAATACATCCACTACAAATACAGAGAGCCAAAGGAGCGCAGCCAGTGA
- the enkd1 gene encoding enkurin domain-containing protein 1 — MVTSTQAAVLLMPLRHQPAWRKPSTDKHDVISKMCEGPSTISGPIPPDPSLFPQYYRRPASARGRLEGNHDGTLALLSGPLAPDAVLYPGCYSARTPAHPPRIGSNAAHILERGRRGVVGELLKLDGLAITPVPKQKQRVHDFGKENVRRLREIQRRCKEQEAERAHSRPVPVKALWTSSKYQNVPSRVMVQLQVSSPTSKPQCQNFLKGHSTAPPRSRSKTSPVALQRPASCNSILDQNLQLQVQGQTIDFVKHNARYAGKTVLRRSQSLTNLREKPVPCAVKGQVPQYLEERKEQWHKEAEERRRNAPDPTVPAGHTLMPESERQETLKSLKESHRSLVTELLSLPLKADNLSVRERRAHLDCRLSEIEEAIKIFSRDKVYIKKDS, encoded by the exons ATGGTGACGAGCACACAAGCGGCGGTGCTGTTGATGCCTCTGCGTCATCAGCCTGCGTGGAGAAAACCCTCAACGGACAAACACGACGTTATATCAAAG ATGTGTGAGGGACCTTCAACCATATCTGGGCCAATCCCCCCGGATCCTTCTCTGTTTCCTCAGTACTACAGACGACCTGCTTCAG CACGTGGCCGTTTAGAAGGAAACCACGACGGAACTTTGGCCCTTCTCTCGGGGCCACTCGCTCCAGATGCTGTGTTGTACCCCGGCTGCTACAGTGCTCGTACCCCAGCACACCCTCCCCGTATCGGCTCTAATGCTGCTCATATTCTGGAACGAGGACGGAGAGGGGTAGTGGGGGAGCTGCTCAAACTAGACGGTCTCGCCATCACCCCTGTTCCCAAACAGA AGCAGCGGGTACATGACTTTGGTAAAGAGAATGTACGTCGGCTCAGGGAGATCCAGAGACGCTGCAAGGAGCAGGAGGCTGAGAGAGCACACTCACGTCCGGTTCCAGTCAAAGCTCTTTGGACCTCCTCCAAATACCAGAATGTCCCGTCCAGGGTGATGGTCCAACTACAG GTTTCTAGTCCAACATCTAAACCACAGTGTCAAAACTTTCTGAAGGGCCACTCTACTGCCCCACCAAGGTCGCGCTCCAAAACCTCTCCTGTAGCTTTACAACGCCCGGCCTCCTGCAACTCTATACTGGACCAGAACTTGCAA TTACAGGTGCAAGGCCAGACGATAGACTTCGTAAAACACAATGCCCGGTATGCTGGAAAGACTGTGCTGCGTCGGTCCCAGTCACTGACAAACCTTAGAGAGAAGCCTGTCCCCTGTGCAGTCAAGGGACAGGTGCCTCAGTA tcttgaggaaaggaaggagcaGTGGCATAAagaggcggaggagaggaggaggaacgcACCTGATCCCACAGTCCCAGCTGGTCACACCCTGATGcctgagagtgagagacaggAGACTCTGAAGTCCCTCAAAGAGA GCCACCGCTCCCTTGTGACTGAGCTGCTGTCCCTCCCTCTCAAAGCTGACAATCTGAGTGTTCGAGAACGTCGGGCTCATCTCGATTGTAGGCTCTCTGAAATCGAGGAGGCCATTAAAATCTTCTCCAGGGACAaagtttacataaaaaaagattcctaa